From a single Vitis riparia cultivar Riparia Gloire de Montpellier isolate 1030 unplaced genomic scaffold, EGFV_Vit.rip_1.0 scaffold466_pilon_pilon, whole genome shotgun sequence genomic region:
- the LOC117909913 gene encoding uncharacterized protein LOC117909913 → MMEEVVANEGGEAADEIAFCKLQHMALKCLPNLTSFSSGGYIFSFPSLEHMVLKKCPKMKIFSPGLVTTPRLKGMKVGDDEWHWQDDLNTTIHNLFINKHGNVEAEIMELGVGSAL, encoded by the exons ATGATGGAAGAAGTAGTTGCCAACGAAGGAGGAGAAGCAGCAGATGAGATTGCTTTCTGCAAATTACAACACATGGCACTTAAATGTTTGCCAAACCTCACAAGCTTCAGTTCAGGGGGTTATATATTCTCATTCCCATCCTTGGAGCATATGGTGTTGAAAAAATGCCCcaagatgaaaattttctctCCGGGCCTCGTAACTACACCAAGGCTAAAAGGAATGAAAGTGGGAGATGATGAGTGGCACTGGCAGGATGATCTAAATACCACCATCCATAATTTGTTCATAAATAAACACG gTAATGTTGAGGCTGAGATTATGGAATTGGGAGTTGGTTCAGCATTATGA
- the LOC117909914 gene encoding probable disease resistance protein At4g27220, with protein sequence MHGDGQFVRVSYRAPLQEIRSAPSEALRSRVLTLDEVMEALRDAKINKIGVWGLGGVGKTTLVKQVAEQAAQEKLFDKVVTAAVLQTPDFKKIQGELADLLGMKFEEESEQGRAARLYQRMNDEKTILIILDDIWAKLDLEKIGIPSPDHHKGCKLVLTSRNEHILSNEMDTQKDFRVQPLQEDETWILFKNTAGSIENPELQPIAVDVAKECAGLPLAIVTVATALKGEKSVSIWEDARLQLKSQTSTNITGLTSNVYSSLKLSYEHLKGIEVKSFFLLCGLISQNDFHIWDLLKYGVGLRLFQGTNTLEEAKNRIDTLVNNLKSSNLLLETGHNAVVRMHDLVRSTARKIASDQHHVFTLQNTTVRVEGWPRIDELQKVTWVSLHDCDIHELPEGLVCPKLELFGCYDVNTNSAVQIPNNFFEEMKQLKVLHLSRMQLPSLPLSLHCLTNLRTLCLDGCKVGDIVIIAKLKKLEILSLTDSDMEQLPREIAQLTHLRMLDLSGSSKLKVIPSDVISGLSQLENLCMANSFTQWEGEGKSNACLAELKHLSHLTSLDIQIRDAKLLPKDIVFDTLVRYRIFVGDVWSWGGTFEANNTLKLNKFDTSLHLVDGISKLLKRTEDLHLRELCGGTNVLSKLNREGFLKLKHLNVESSPEIQYIVNSMDLSSSHGAFPVMETLSLNQLINLQEVCHGQFPAGSFGCLRKVEVEDCDGLKFLFSLSVAGGLSRLVEIKVTSCESMVEMVSQGRKEIKEDTVNVPLFPELRHLTLQDLPKLSNFCFEENPVLSMPPSTIVGPSTPPFNQPEIRDDQRLLSLGANLRSLKLKNCKSLVKLFPPSLLQNLQVLTVENCDKLEQVFDLDDGHVGLLPKLAVLVLIDLPKLRHICNCGNSIFPKLIHISLKSLPNLSSFSSGYHSFLRLHHADLDTPFPVLFNEMVAFPSLEFLNIVGLDNVKKIWHNQLPQDSFSKLKRVKVASCGELLNIFPSSMLNRLQSLQFLKAEDCSSLEEVFDVERTNVNVKEGATVTQLSQLILRSLPKVEKIWNEDPRRILSFRNLQSITIDKCQSLKNLFPASLVRDLVQLQELDVLCCGIEEIVAKDNGVDTEATFVFPKVAFVALSCLHQLRSFYPGAHTSWWPSLKQLTVRECYKVNVFAFKNPTFRQRHHEGNLDMPLSLLQSVSSLILPHHVSLDFTLNK encoded by the exons ATGCATGGAGATGGCCAATTTGTGAGGGTATCATATCGTGCCCCTCTGCAAGAGATAAGGTCTGCACCTTCCGAAGCTTTACGATCAAGAGTGTTGACTTTGGATGAAGTCATGGAGGCCTTAAGGGATGCCAAGATCAACAAGATCGGGGTATGGGGGTTGGGCGGTGTCGGGAAGACCACGCTGGTGAAACAAGTGGCTGAACAAGCTGCTCAAGAGAAGTTATTCGACAAGGTGGTCACGGCAGCTGTGTTACAGACTCCAGACTTCAAAAAAATTCAAGGGGAACTTGCAGACCTGCTAGGTATGAAATTTGAGGAGGAGAGTGAACAGGGAAGAGCAGCTCGACTATATCAGAGGATGAACGACGAGAAGACCATCCTCATCATCTTGGATGATATTTGGGCGAAACTTGACTTGGAGAAAATAGGAATTCCTTCTCCAGATCACCACAAAGGATGCAAATTAGTGCTAACTTCTAGAAATGAACACATCTTGTCCAATGAGATGGATACTCAAAAGGATTTTCGAGTTCAACCTTTGCAAGAAGATGAAACATGGATTTTATTTAAGAACACAGCTGGTTCCATTGAAAATCCAGAGTTGCAACCTATAGCTGTTGATGTAGCAAAAGAATGCGCGGGTTTGCCACTTGCAATAGTAACTGTGGCAACGGCATTGAAAGGCGAGAAGAGTGTGTCCATTTGGGAGGATGCCCGGCTACAACTGAAATCGCAAACCTCGACAAACATAACAGGACTGACATCAAATGTATACTCAAGTCTGAAGTTGAGCTACGAACACTTGAAGGGAATTGAAGTGAAGtcatttttcttgctttgtGGTTTAATTTCTCAAAACGATTTTCATATATGGGACTTGTTGAAATATGGTGTGGGTCTGCGATTATTTCAAGGAACTAATACATTGGAAGAGGCGAAAAATAGAATAGATACATTGGTTAACAACCTCAAATCCTCAAATTTGTTACTAGAAACTGGCCATAATGCAGTTGTTAGAATGCATGATCTTGTTCGGAGTACTGCCAGAAAAATTGCATCCGATCAACATCATGTGTTTACACTCCAGAATACTACTGTAAGAGTGGAAGGATGGCCAAGGATAGATGAACTCCAGAAGGTCACCTGGGTAAGTCTGCATGACTGTGATATTCATGAACTTCCAGAAGGGCTGGTATGTCCGAAACTTGAACTTTTTGGATGTTATGATGTAAACACCAATTCGGCAGTGCAAAtcccaaacaatttttttgaagagATGAAGCAACTCAAAGTATTACATTTATCTCGAATGCAACTTCCATCGCTGCCCTTATCACTTCACTGCCTTACAAATCTTCGAACATTGTGTTTGGATGGATGCAAGGTGGGAGACATTGTTATAATTGCAAAGctaaagaaattagaaattcttaGCCTTACGGATTCTGATATGGAACAGTTGCCCAGAGAAATAGCACAGTTGACTCATCTAAGGATGTTAGATTTGAGCGGTTCTTCGAAACTGAAAGTAATTCCATCAGATGTCATATCAGGCTTGTCCCAATTAGAGAATTTGTGTATGGCAAATAGCTTTACTCAATGGGAGGGGGAAGGAAAGAGTAATGCTTGCCTTGCTGAGTTGAAGCATTTGTCTCATTTAACCTCTTTGGACATACAAATACGAGATGCCAAGTTGCTGCCAAAAGACATAGTCTTTGATACCTTGGTGAGATATAGAATATTTGTAGGTGATGTCTGGAGCTGGGGAGGAACTTTTGAAGCCAATAATACATTGAAGCTCAATAAGTTCGATACAAGCCTTCATCTGGTGGATGGTATCAGCAAGTTGTTGAAGAGAACTGAAGATCTACACTTGCGTGAATTGTGTGGTGGTACTAATGTTCTTTCCAAATTAAATAGGGAGGGTTTTCTTAAATTAAAGCATCTTAATGTTGAAAGCAGCCCAGAGATTCAATATATTGTGAACTCGATGGATCTGAGTTCATCACATGGTGCCTTTCCTGTTATGGAGACCTTGTCTCTCAATCAGCTGATTAACTTGCAAGAAGTATGCCATGGTCAATTTCCAGCAGGGTCCTTTGGTTGCTTGAGAAAAGTGGAAGTGGAAGATTGTGATGGCTTGAAATTTCTCTTCTCGTTGTCTGTGGCTGGAGGCCTTTCCCGACTTGTAGAAATAAAAGTAACTAGCTGCGAGAGTATGGTTGAGATGGTTTCccaaggaaggaaagaaataaaagaagataCTGTTAATGTGCCTCTGTTCCCTGAATTGAGACACTTGACATTACAGGACTTACCCAAGCTCAGTAATTTCTGCTTTGAGGAGAACCCGGTGCTCTCGATGCCTCCAAGCACAATTGTTGGCCCTAGTACACCACCTTTCAACCAACCG GAGATCAGGGATGACCAACGTCTGCTTTCCTTGGGGGCCAACCTCCGGTCTCTCAAGTTGAAGAATTGCAAGTCACTGGTGAAACTATTCCCACCTAGTTTGTTACAGAATTTGCAAGTACTCACAGTGGAAAATTGTGATAAACTGGAACAAGTATTTGATCTGGATGATGGACATGTTGGGCTCCTCCCTAAATTAGCAGTACTGGTTTTGATTGATTTACCAAAGTTGAGGCATATATGCAACTGTGGCAATAGCATATTCCCTAAATTAATCCATATTTCATTGAAATCTTTGCCCAACCTCTCAAGCTTCTCCTCTGGATATCATTCCTTCCTAAGGCTTCACCATGCAGACCTTGATACCCCTTTCCCAGTGCTCTTTAATGAAATG GTTGCATTTCCTAGCTTGGAGTTTTTAAACATCGTGGGACTGgataatgtgaaaaaaatatggcACAACCAACTTCCTCAAGATTCCTTTTCCAAACTAAAAAGGGTGAAGGTAGCATCATGTGGAgaattgttgaatatttttcCATCTAGTATGCTGAACAGGTTACAGAGTCTACAGTTTCTGAAAGCAGAGGATTGTAGTTCATTAGAAGAGGTTTTTGATGTGGAAAGGACAAATGTGAATGTGAAGGAAGGTGCAACTGTCACTCAGTTGAGTCAATTGATTCTAAGATCACTGCCAAAAGTTGAGAAGATATGGAATGAGGATCCCCGTCGAATTCTCAGTTTTCGAAACTTACAATCAATAACGATTGATAAATGTCAGAGtttgaaaaacctttttccaGCATCTTTAGTCAGAGATCTTGTGCAACTCCAGGAGCTGGATGTGTTGTGTTGTGGGATAGAGGAAATCGTTGCGAAGGACAATGGAGTCGACACAGAGGCTACGTTTGTATTCCCTAAAGTAGCTTTTGTCGCTCTCTCCTGTCTACATCAACTCAGGAGTTTCTACCCAGGGGCGCATACTTCATGGTGGCCATCGTTGAAACAACTGACGGTGCGTGAGTGTTATAAAGTCAATGTATTTGCATTCAAAAATCCAACATTCCGACAAAGACATCATGAGGGAAATCTTGATATGCCACTTTCCTTGCTCCAATCTGTAAGTTCCCTAATTTTACCCCATCATGTTTCCTTAGATTTTACCTTAAATAAGTAA